The proteins below come from a single Natrinema sp. SYSU A 869 genomic window:
- a CDS encoding DUF192 domain-containing protein — MNDELTRRHLLGASGAVAIAGCLDADDSGEANSQGQVEPTDETTGDDAETTNESTANETDAVAETVHEDYETTEVRAVTTDGDELGTVTAAIADTDDLRYLGLSDTDELPSDRGMLFVYESVEERTFVMREMDFGIDIVYADGDGTVTGIHHAPAPGPDEDGDDQRYPGRGQYVLEVGYEWTSDHGVSEGDVLDFDLEE, encoded by the coding sequence ATGAACGACGAGTTAACCCGGAGACATCTTCTCGGCGCCTCCGGCGCGGTCGCAATCGCTGGCTGTCTCGACGCGGACGATTCGGGCGAGGCGAACAGCCAGGGGCAGGTCGAACCGACCGACGAGACGACGGGCGACGACGCGGAGACGACGAACGAGTCGACCGCGAACGAGACGGACGCCGTCGCGGAAACGGTTCACGAGGACTACGAGACGACCGAGGTCCGGGCCGTGACGACGGACGGCGACGAACTTGGGACGGTGACGGCGGCGATTGCCGACACGGACGACCTCCGGTATCTCGGACTCAGTGACACTGATGAACTGCCGTCCGACCGCGGTATGTTGTTCGTCTACGAGTCGGTCGAGGAGCGCACCTTCGTCATGCGGGAGATGGACTTCGGCATCGACATCGTGTACGCCGACGGAGACGGAACGGTCACCGGCATCCATCACGCGCCGGCACCGGGTCCGGACGAGGACGGAGACGATCAGCGCTACCCCGGTCGGGGACAGTACGTGCTCGAGGTCGGTTACGAGTGGACGAGCGATCACGGCGTCAGCGAGGGGGACGTCCTGGATTTCGATCTCGAGGAGTGA
- a CDS encoding translation initiation factor, translated as MSNDDDLDDLLDELDSQGDLETSQQVLSVRTESRRYDKPVTIVEGFDLESDEIKSIASDLKSSMGTGGTVDEGRIELQGDHRDRVPDLLRERGFDVRE; from the coding sequence ATGTCAAACGACGACGACCTCGACGACCTGCTCGACGAACTCGACAGCCAGGGCGACCTCGAGACCTCCCAACAAGTCCTGTCGGTCCGGACGGAGAGTCGTCGGTACGACAAGCCGGTGACGATCGTCGAGGGCTTCGACCTCGAGTCGGACGAGATCAAATCGATTGCGTCTGACCTCAAGAGTTCGATGGGAACGGGCGGGACCGTCGACGAGGGCCGGATCGAACTGCAGGGCGACCACCGGGATCGGGTGCCTGACCTCCTTCGCGAGCGGGGATTCGACGTTCGGGAGTGA
- a CDS encoding excinuclease ABC subunit C, whose product MNADGVRERGGSLPREPGIYQFREGDTTLYVGKAVELRDRVRSYADPRSARIRRMVDRADDIEIAVTDTETQALLLEANLIKRHQPRYNVRLKDDKSYPMVQLTAHDAPRIEITRDPDGEVQGDSTASSAERRSADHSSGPTVFGPYTSKTQVETVVKALRETYGVRGCSDHKYAGRDRPCLDYEMGLCTAPCTREIDLESYGEDVTAVERFLEGETGILADPLRREMEAAAEEQNFERAANLRDRLETVEAFHGEGGEAVQSIGDERGVDVLGVAIEGEDATVARLRAEDGKLVDRDRHTLEAPGSAGDGIAGETDGVPSVLAAFIVQYYAERDLPDALLLPERHGGEEVAAWLEAEGVSVRVPGAGREAKLVELALKNARRNVGRRDECGMLADALEIESARRIEGFDVSHAQGKAAVGSDVTFVDGSAEKADYRRKKLTDQNDDYDNMRALLEWRARRAVEDRDDRPNPDLLLIDGGEGQLEAARDALSAVGWDVPAVALAKAEERVVTPDRTFSWPSDAPHLHLLQRVRDEAHRFAVQYHQTVRDEVKTVLDDVQGIGPETRKRLLGRFGSVTNVREASLEDLRSIEGIGEKTAETIKSRL is encoded by the coding sequence GGGATCTACCAGTTTCGCGAGGGAGATACCACCCTTTACGTCGGAAAAGCGGTCGAGCTGCGTGACCGTGTTCGGTCCTATGCCGATCCGCGCAGTGCGCGGATTCGCCGGATGGTCGATCGCGCCGACGATATCGAGATCGCCGTCACCGACACTGAGACACAGGCGCTGTTGCTCGAGGCGAACCTGATCAAGCGCCACCAGCCCCGCTACAACGTCCGGCTCAAGGACGACAAGTCGTATCCGATGGTGCAGCTGACGGCCCACGACGCCCCGCGGATCGAGATCACGCGGGATCCGGACGGCGAGGTGCAAGGTGACTCGACTGCGAGTAGCGCGGAACGACGTTCCGCGGACCATTCGAGCGGGCCGACTGTCTTCGGCCCCTATACCAGCAAGACACAGGTCGAAACCGTCGTGAAGGCGCTCCGGGAGACGTACGGCGTCCGGGGCTGTTCGGACCACAAGTACGCGGGCCGCGACCGGCCGTGTCTGGACTACGAGATGGGGCTCTGTACCGCGCCCTGTACCCGCGAGATCGACCTCGAGAGCTACGGCGAGGACGTTACCGCGGTCGAGCGCTTCCTCGAGGGCGAGACCGGTATCCTCGCCGATCCGCTGCGACGTGAGATGGAGGCCGCAGCCGAGGAGCAGAACTTCGAGCGCGCGGCGAACCTGCGGGACCGCCTCGAGACCGTCGAGGCCTTCCACGGCGAGGGCGGCGAGGCGGTCCAGTCGATCGGCGACGAGCGGGGCGTCGACGTCCTCGGTGTCGCCATCGAGGGCGAGGACGCGACCGTCGCCCGGCTGCGTGCGGAGGACGGCAAACTGGTCGACCGGGACCGACACACGCTCGAGGCACCCGGCTCCGCGGGGGACGGCATCGCCGGCGAGACGGACGGCGTCCCCAGCGTCCTCGCCGCCTTCATCGTCCAGTACTACGCCGAACGCGACCTCCCCGACGCCCTCCTGTTACCTGAACGCCACGGCGGCGAAGAGGTCGCCGCCTGGCTCGAGGCCGAGGGCGTCTCCGTCCGCGTCCCGGGCGCGGGTCGGGAAGCCAAACTCGTCGAACTCGCCCTGAAGAACGCCCGGCGCAACGTCGGTCGGCGCGACGAGTGTGGCATGCTCGCCGACGCCCTCGAGATCGAGTCGGCCCGGCGGATCGAGGGATTCGACGTGAGCCACGCGCAGGGGAAAGCAGCAGTCGGCAGCGATGTCACCTTCGTTGACGGCAGCGCCGAGAAAGCAGACTATCGGCGGAAAAAGCTCACCGACCAGAACGACGACTACGACAACATGCGGGCCTTACTCGAGTGGCGCGCGCGCCGCGCCGTCGAAGATCGAGACGACCGGCCCAACCCTGATCTGTTGCTGATCGACGGTGGCGAGGGCCAACTCGAGGCCGCCCGCGACGCGCTGTCCGCGGTCGGCTGGGACGTGCCGGCGGTCGCGCTGGCGAAGGCTGAGGAGCGCGTGGTCACGCCCGACCGGACGTTCTCGTGGCCCAGTGATGCGCCGCACTTGCATCTCCTCCAACGCGTGCGCGACGAGGCCCACCGTTTTGCGGTGCAGTACCACCAGACCGTCCGCGATGAGGTTAAGACGGTGTTAGACGACGTACAGGGGATCGGCCCCGAGACGCGAAAGCGACTGCTTGGCCGCTTCGGCAGCGTCACGAACGTCCGCGAGGCGAGCCTCGAGGACCTCCGGAGCATCGAGGGGATCGGCGAGAAGACGGCGGAGACGATCAAATCACGACTCTAA